In the genome of Desulfofarcimen acetoxidans DSM 771, one region contains:
- a CDS encoding TetR/AcrR family transcriptional regulator: protein MGSGNMLPENRLERKKRETRQKIITTALDLFRRQGFNNTTMEQIAEKTDIARKTLYNHFPVKEAIVDEYMRDISSEFAKKSMKAIRDLPDTKSRLVAALDKAYQWVEENPEFAGICLGYRMKNICRGSEDENSVTGTRSIVSEIIRLGQESGEIRRDFPVTVLATQIDILRGAVVMDWLKDMSRFELRRKMVMVTDLFLNGAANRDDSE, encoded by the coding sequence ATGGGTTCAGGAAATATGTTGCCTGAAAACAGGCTTGAGCGTAAGAAAAGGGAAACTCGACAAAAGATTATTACAACCGCTCTGGATTTATTCCGGCGGCAGGGGTTTAATAACACTACCATGGAGCAAATAGCTGAAAAAACAGACATTGCCAGAAAAACGCTTTATAATCACTTTCCCGTCAAGGAAGCTATTGTTGACGAGTATATGCGGGATATTTCCAGCGAATTTGCCAAGAAAAGCATGAAAGCCATAAGGGACCTGCCTGATACCAAATCCCGTTTAGTGGCTGCACTGGATAAAGCCTACCAATGGGTGGAAGAAAACCCGGAGTTTGCAGGAATCTGCCTGGGTTATCGAATGAAAAACATATGCCGGGGCTCAGAAGATGAAAATAGCGTAACAGGAACTCGAAGTATTGTTTCTGAGATTATCCGTCTGGGCCAGGAAAGCGGTGAAATCAGACGCGATTTTCCGGTGACTGTACTGGCCACCCAAATAGATATTCTCCGGGGTGCCGTGGTCATGGATTGGTTAAAGGATATGTCCAGGTTTGAACTGCGCCGAAAGATGGTCATGGTAACAGACCTTTTTTTAAACGGGGCAGCTAACCGCGATGATTCTGAATAA
- a CDS encoding helix-turn-helix domain-containing protein yields the protein MFDYMTVEEAAEKWGITGRRVQILCRQDKIPGSIKKSGAWFIPQSAQKPSDPRLHRKNRISSAEILKRQVVKMRPELIEFNNGMPVRAFARSGNQYPYHWHDALEIIQVLKGSVNIGMGDDDLLLQEGDIAVTNMGEIHRMAGDGEEEILFIHIDNDFCRRVLPDHYLFIYCCSPYHEAQAPEKYNVLKEYIARLAVMLGAGPRITDQNTVEKLLKEMLIYTTYNFDFIRWGYGTEPFDEKRVSRLRQMAKHTTSDAEVQMGLTALAAELGISAQHLSGDIRKKFGMTFQELLCYSRCEHAARLLLGTDRRIVEIAADCGFSDNKYLIKYFKRFFRSTPSDFRKAYQLDGTTLALQTQYRVMSFDYALRRLPLVGARDSRE from the coding sequence ATGTTTGATTATATGACTGTTGAGGAAGCTGCGGAAAAATGGGGTATAACAGGAAGGCGTGTACAGATATTATGCAGACAGGACAAAATTCCAGGATCTATAAAAAAATCCGGCGCATGGTTTATACCCCAAAGCGCGCAAAAACCTTCCGATCCAAGATTACACAGAAAGAATCGGATAAGCTCTGCTGAAATCTTAAAAAGGCAGGTGGTAAAGATGCGTCCTGAACTGATAGAATTTAATAACGGAATGCCGGTCAGGGCGTTTGCCCGGAGCGGCAACCAATACCCTTACCACTGGCACGACGCACTGGAAATCATTCAGGTTCTCAAAGGCTCGGTCAACATCGGCATGGGCGACGATGACCTGCTGTTGCAGGAAGGTGACATTGCCGTTACGAACATGGGCGAAATTCACCGCATGGCGGGTGATGGAGAAGAGGAAATCCTGTTTATCCACATCGACAACGACTTCTGCCGCCGCGTCCTGCCGGACCATTACCTGTTTATATACTGCTGCTCCCCTTACCACGAGGCCCAGGCACCGGAGAAGTATAACGTCTTGAAGGAATATATTGCACGGCTGGCCGTGATGCTCGGCGCAGGCCCGCGCATTACCGATCAGAATACCGTTGAGAAGCTGCTGAAAGAAATGCTGATCTATACCACATACAACTTTGACTTTATACGCTGGGGCTATGGAACGGAACCCTTTGACGAAAAGCGCGTATCAAGGCTGCGTCAGATGGCAAAGCATACAACCAGTGACGCGGAGGTACAGATGGGTCTGACGGCTCTTGCTGCCGAGCTTGGCATCAGTGCCCAGCATTTAAGCGGCGACATCAGGAAAAAATTCGGAATGACCTTTCAGGAACTGTTGTGTTACAGCCGGTGCGAACACGCGGCGAGACTATTGTTGGGTACCGACAGGCGCATCGTTGAGATCGCGGCGGACTGTGGCTTTTCCGATAACAAATACCTAATCAAGTATTTTAAACGCTTCTTCCGCTCCACTCCTTCTGATTTCCGCAAGGCTTACCAATTGGACGGCACGACTCTCGCTCTCCAAACGCAATACCGGGTCATGTCTTTCGACTATGCCCTTCGTCGCCTGCCGTTAGTAGGAGCGAGAGATTCCCGTGAATAA
- a CDS encoding universal stress protein, giving the protein MKNILLAVDGSENSLRAAEKTLSLTKLHSDLKFTVIFVAPTCFDLFPEPGICAWINRNELEKDIQSRAAIVSEKVSEIFKAEGLSPQFILGRGNTAETICKTAEEGNFDMIVIGSRGFGDIKSALLGSVSHKVLHCSHCPVLVVK; this is encoded by the coding sequence ATGAAAAACATACTTTTAGCAGTTGACGGATCCGAAAACTCACTGCGTGCGGCAGAAAAAACCTTGAGTCTGACTAAATTGCATAGCGATTTGAAGTTCACCGTTATTTTCGTGGCTCCTACCTGTTTTGATCTTTTTCCTGAGCCGGGTATATGTGCTTGGATAAATCGCAATGAGCTGGAAAAAGATATTCAATCCCGTGCGGCAATAGTTTCAGAAAAGGTTTCTGAAATATTTAAAGCTGAAGGGCTATCTCCACAATTTATACTGGGTAGAGGAAATACAGCCGAAACTATATGCAAAACCGCTGAAGAAGGGAATTTCGATATGATTGTTATCGGCAGCCGAGGATTTGGTGACATAAAAAGCGCATTGCTGGGAAGTGTAAGCCACAAGGTACTACACTGCAGTCACTGCCCGGTACTGGTAGTAAAGTAA
- a CDS encoding RNA-guided endonuclease InsQ/TnpB family protein, whose amino-acid sequence MQIVYRFEMRPTKEQQKKMFHTLKLCRKLYNWSLSERQRVYKETGQGLTYNKQQNMLPGYTKEHLEYKQVHSQVMQDTLRRVDFAYQRFFAKEAGYPRFKNRDHYTSFTYPQVDAVKKTFSKPGKIYLSKIGFVKMTTHREFDASQISRVNIKYHGGKWYANLTAEVEVLENLIDSTKSIGIDVGLEHFAVLSDSTEIGTPKYYRKSERKLAKQQRRLSRKKKGSNNRGKAKTKVAKLHAKITNQRKDFLHKASLDVVQSHDIVFMEDLKIKNMVKNHYLAKSIHDASWGTFRNFVEYKCHRYGKIFLPVPPHGTSQTCLCGANVPKDLSVRVHRCPACGMVMPRDLVSAILIERRGLEMLAA is encoded by the coding sequence TTGCAAATTGTCTACCGGTTTGAAATGCGTCCGACCAAAGAGCAACAGAAAAAAATGTTTCACACACTAAAACTTTGCCGGAAACTCTATAACTGGTCTTTATCTGAGCGTCAGCGTGTGTATAAAGAAACCGGCCAAGGGTTGACATATAATAAACAGCAGAATATGCTGCCGGGCTATACAAAAGAACATCTGGAATACAAGCAAGTTCACAGTCAGGTAATGCAGGATACTTTGCGCCGGGTAGACTTTGCCTATCAGCGGTTTTTTGCCAAAGAAGCCGGATACCCCCGGTTCAAAAACCGTGACCATTACACATCGTTTACCTATCCCCAGGTGGATGCTGTAAAGAAAACTTTCTCTAAGCCGGGTAAAATCTATCTTTCTAAAATAGGTTTCGTAAAAATGACAACTCACCGGGAATTTGATGCCAGTCAAATATCCAGGGTTAACATAAAGTATCACGGTGGTAAGTGGTACGCTAATTTGACTGCCGAAGTGGAAGTACTCGAAAATCTTATCGACAGTACCAAATCCATTGGAATAGACGTGGGCCTTGAACATTTTGCTGTATTGTCTGATAGTACAGAAATAGGAACCCCAAAATACTATCGTAAATCAGAAAGGAAGTTAGCCAAACAACAGCGAAGACTTTCTCGCAAAAAGAAAGGTTCTAACAACCGAGGGAAAGCCAAAACTAAAGTGGCTAAACTTCATGCTAAGATAACTAATCAACGAAAAGACTTTCTACACAAGGCCAGTCTAGACGTGGTTCAGAGCCATGATATTGTCTTCATGGAAGATCTAAAGATCAAGAACATGGTCAAAAACCACTACCTAGCTAAAAGCATACATGATGCTTCATGGGGTACATTCAGAAACTTTGTTGAGTATAAATGTCACAGATATGGTAAAATATTTCTTCCTGTCCCTCCTCATGGCACTTCCCAGACATGTCTTTGTGGTGCCAATGTGCCAAAGGATTTGAGTGTCAGAGTGCACCGGTGTCCTGCTTGTGGAATGGTTATGCCCAGGGATTTGGTGTCAGCCATATTGATAGAACGTCGTGGCTTAGAAATGCTAGCGGCTTAG
- the tnpA gene encoding IS200/IS605 family transposase has product MSKLDTNSHSVFLLTYHLILVVKYRRKVINDTIANRIKEIGEYIAPKYNISFLEYNHDKDHTRILFKAHPNTEISKYINAFKSASSRLIKKEFPEVRKQLWKEYFWSQSFCLLTTGGAPIEVIKKYIETQGEKR; this is encoded by the coding sequence TTGAGCAAACTTGATACAAATAGCCACTCGGTCTTCTTACTCACATATCATCTGATTTTGGTAGTAAAATATCGCAGAAAAGTTATAAACGACACAATAGCAAACCGTATCAAAGAAATTGGTGAGTATATTGCACCAAAATATAATATTAGTTTTCTTGAATACAACCATGACAAAGATCACACACGCATATTGTTCAAGGCTCACCCTAATACGGAAATTTCTAAGTACATCAATGCATTCAAAAGTGCATCATCCAGACTTATTAAAAAGGAGTTTCCGGAAGTTAGAAAGCAGCTGTGGAAAGAATATTTTTGGTCGCAAAGTTTTTGTCTTCTAACTACAGGTGGTGCACCCATTGAAGTAATTAAGAAGTACATTGAAACCCAGGGTGAAAAGAGGTGA
- a CDS encoding VOC family protein, translating into MQRIVPHLWYNKEAKEAALFYISLFDQSKLLNITIIENTPSGKAEIVSFELAGQQFEAISAGPFFKFNPSISLMVACFSVEEVNTKWKALSEGGTELMPLGEYPFSKWYCWVQDRYGLSWQLMLTDNAQTVQKITPNLLFSKESCGKAEEAVKYYTEVFENSELGAISRYGEGEAVSPKAKINYAAFKLAGIAFSAMDNGFEADFNFNEAISFKVNCNDQQEIDYFWQKLSAVPEAEQCGWIKDKFGVSWQIVPTVMNEMIKSGDREKIRRVTEALLKMKKFDLGALQKAYAGI; encoded by the coding sequence ATGCAAAGAATAGTTCCACACTTATGGTACAACAAGGAAGCTAAAGAGGCAGCTTTGTTTTATATTAGTCTATTTGACCAATCAAAATTATTAAATATAACAATTATAGAAAATACCCCCTCAGGGAAAGCAGAAATTGTTAGTTTTGAACTGGCTGGACAACAATTCGAGGCGATTAGTGCCGGCCCTTTCTTCAAATTCAACCCCTCCATTTCCTTGATGGTAGCCTGTTTCTCTGTAGAAGAAGTAAATACCAAATGGAAAGCTTTATCTGAAGGTGGAACGGAATTAATGCCTTTGGGTGAATACCCCTTTAGTAAGTGGTACTGTTGGGTCCAGGACCGGTATGGATTGTCCTGGCAGCTAATGCTTACCGATAATGCACAAACTGTTCAAAAGATTACACCCAACTTACTTTTTTCAAAAGAATCATGTGGTAAAGCTGAAGAAGCAGTAAAGTACTACACCGAAGTATTTGAAAACTCAGAATTAGGAGCAATCAGCAGGTATGGAGAAGGAGAAGCAGTGTCACCAAAGGCAAAGATAAATTATGCTGCTTTCAAACTAGCCGGTATTGCTTTTTCTGCAATGGATAATGGCTTTGAGGCGGATTTCAACTTTAATGAAGCAATTTCTTTTAAAGTAAACTGTAACGACCAGCAAGAGATTGATTACTTCTGGCAAAAGCTTTCTGCCGTACCTGAGGCAGAACAATGCGGGTGGATAAAGGATAAGTTTGGAGTGTCGTGGCAGATCGTACCTACAGTTATGAATGAGATGATAAAGTCCGGTGACAGAGAAAAGATACGGCGTGTGACCGAGGCGCTCCTGAAAATGAAAAAATTTGATTTGGGAGCTTTGCAAAAAGCTTATGCTGGAATTTAA
- a CDS encoding sigma-70 family RNA polymerase sigma factor, which translates to MGYISVPNRKPIPDINNLIEKYGNSLLRMCLIYLKDSHLAEDAVQDTFIKIHKSYPKFRGDSKERTWIMRIAINVCKNYLRSSWWKRIDETMVLENMPSNNSNDALQDEALLLEIMKLSSKYKEVILLFYYQDMKIREIAEVLKTPEATISIRLKRAREILKINLKGWYYDE; encoded by the coding sequence ATGGGTTATATCTCGGTACCAAATAGAAAACCTATACCTGATATAAATAATCTCATAGAAAAATATGGCAACTCACTGCTTAGAATGTGCCTTATTTACCTTAAAGATTCACATTTAGCAGAAGATGCTGTACAAGATACTTTCATTAAGATACATAAAAGCTATCCAAAGTTTAGAGGTGACAGTAAGGAAAGAACATGGATAATGAGAATAGCAATCAATGTTTGCAAAAATTACTTGCGCTCTTCCTGGTGGAAACGCATTGATGAAACAATGGTTTTAGAAAATATGCCTTCAAATAACAGCAATGATGCTTTGCAAGATGAGGCGCTCCTTTTAGAAATAATGAAGTTATCTTCTAAATACAAGGAAGTGATACTTCTGTTCTACTATCAAGATATGAAAATCCGCGAAATTGCAGAGGTGTTGAAAACACCGGAGGCAACTATATCTATTAGGTTGAAGAGAGCAAGAGAAATATTAAAAATAAATTTGAAAGGATGGTATTATGATGAATAG
- a CDS encoding DUF4179 domain-containing protein → MNRTIKNVIDTRLANIKISDELKGKILSNSYKKRKTVKRVFAIAAAILCVMLSVSVMAATIPNFNKLLYTVSPQIAQFLQPIGVTSEDNGIKMEVVAAMSDDDTAVVYISMQDLTADRVDEDIDFYNYSITGLHSFTSQVISYDKASRTAIVRLLANGGSRLNGKKVTVNVNSFLSDKQSYNLFDTGIDLVKAVNDSNTSTIPLDMHNIPGGSGDLFNKLIEKGTINILKTDEMNIALPNINFAHISNIGIIDGQLHVQTKWNGNGIDDHGTFALIDSSGNRINPSNIYFGTDEKGNTKYGSEYVEYIFQVKKTELNNYRLNADHFTTSGQYTEGKWQTTFKIEAVEKSTVVDCDMNSGGIKINKVSVSPIGVSIIGNGNIKDNTNDISVSVKMNDGSILALKSVISQREDDMIICKYMPTEPIKVANVKEININGKVVRLK, encoded by the coding sequence ATGAATAGAACAATTAAGAATGTTATTGATACAAGGCTTGCTAACATTAAAATTAGTGATGAGCTTAAAGGTAAAATTTTAAGTAATTCCTATAAAAAAAGAAAAACAGTAAAAAGAGTATTTGCCATAGCTGCAGCGATTTTATGTGTTATGCTGTCCGTTTCTGTTATGGCAGCAACTATTCCAAACTTTAATAAACTTTTATATACTGTAAGTCCGCAAATAGCACAATTCCTTCAGCCAATAGGAGTTACTTCTGAAGATAACGGAATTAAAATGGAAGTGGTTGCAGCAATGAGTGATGATGATACTGCTGTTGTGTACATCTCAATGCAAGACCTGACTGCTGATAGAGTTGATGAGGATATCGACTTTTATAATTACAGTATTACAGGATTGCATAGTTTTACAAGTCAAGTAATATCATATGATAAAGCTTCAAGGACTGCAATTGTAAGATTACTTGCGAATGGAGGCAGCAGACTGAATGGTAAAAAAGTAACAGTTAATGTAAATTCATTTTTAAGTGATAAACAAAGTTATAACTTATTTGATACCGGCATTGACTTGGTAAAGGCTGTAAACGACTCTAATACAAGCACAATTCCCCTTGACATGCATAATATTCCCGGTGGCAGCGGTGATTTATTTAATAAATTAATTGAAAAAGGAACTATAAATATATTAAAAACCGATGAAATGAATATTGCACTACCAAATATAAATTTTGCACATATATCAAATATTGGAATTATTGATGGGCAGCTTCATGTTCAAACTAAATGGAACGGTAATGGAATTGATGATCATGGTACCTTTGCGTTAATTGACAGTTCGGGTAATAGAATAAACCCAAGTAACATTTATTTTGGTACTGATGAAAAAGGAAATACCAAATATGGCAGTGAATATGTTGAGTATATTTTCCAAGTAAAGAAAACCGAGCTTAATAACTATAGGCTCAATGCAGATCATTTTACGACATCCGGACAGTATACTGAAGGCAAATGGCAGACTACATTTAAAATTGAAGCAGTGGAAAAAAGCACAGTAGTTGACTGTGATATGAATTCGGGCGGAATAAAAATAAATAAGGTTTCTGTTTCCCCCATTGGTGTTTCAATAATTGGTAATGGAAACATAAAGGACAATACTAACGATATTAGCGTATCGGTAAAAATGAATGATGGTAGTATTCTAGCCCTGAAATCCGTAATCTCACAAAGAGAAGATGACATGATTATCTGCAAATATATGCCTACAGAGCCTATTAAGGTTGCAAATGTTAAAGAAATTAACATTAATGGAAAGGTTGTGAGACTAAAATAA
- a CDS encoding IS1634 family transposase → MASIIKKKKKNQFYYYLVESARVNGKPRIVRQKYLGRAEDIAKAVEGKSDLENPKYSIVLEFGTVCALYDIAKQLGVIEIIDKYAPKREQGLSVGEYMLLAAINRVVKPVSKFQIGEWYDKTMLYRMLPAPKQSLTSQRFWDNMSLLSDSAIESFENEFTQLIVDKYNLSTDLLIYDATNFFTYIDTLSADKLPQRGHSKEKRSDLKIVGLAMMVTPDFNVPLFYDVYPGNDNDSVEFKAVIEKLKNRYINICGKPGNATLVFDKGNNSLNNMDLVMSGEFAFNVVGSLRLSQNKSLLDIPIQEYESVNSDNFRNVKAYRTTLSVYNREMTVLVVCNPELFAGQMQSIAINIEKCTLKLRVLQKSLLDRVAGVTTKGRKPTVTSVQKNVATILHGEFMSDIFDVQIYEQDGLAHLDFSINIKQFNYVKEHFLGKTVLFTDNHDWPNDKIISTYRSQYHIEDDFRQMKDTTFLGFRPIHHWTDQKIKVHAFYCVLALRLCCLLNRVLHENGLKMSINKMLSRLSDIKQVITVYPKKGNSKKDRECFSLTKISAEEKRLLEVLDIGKYALGG, encoded by the coding sequence ATGGCTTCGATCATTAAAAAGAAGAAAAAAAATCAATTTTATTACTATCTGGTAGAGTCTGCCCGAGTTAACGGTAAGCCAAGAATTGTCCGGCAAAAATATCTTGGACGTGCCGAGGATATTGCCAAGGCTGTTGAAGGCAAATCTGATTTGGAAAATCCCAAGTACAGTATTGTTTTAGAGTTTGGCACCGTGTGTGCTTTGTATGATATTGCCAAGCAGCTCGGTGTTATTGAAATAATTGATAAGTATGCTCCCAAACGCGAACAAGGGTTAAGTGTCGGAGAATATATGCTGCTGGCTGCTATAAACAGGGTCGTTAAACCTGTTAGCAAGTTCCAAATTGGTGAATGGTATGATAAAACAATGCTTTATAGAATGCTGCCTGCTCCAAAACAATCATTAACAAGTCAAAGATTCTGGGATAATATGAGTTTATTATCTGACTCAGCTATTGAGAGTTTTGAAAATGAATTTACGCAACTTATCGTTGATAAATATAATCTTTCTACCGATTTGCTTATTTACGATGCAACCAACTTTTTTACATATATTGATACGTTATCAGCCGATAAGTTACCACAACGGGGCCACAGCAAGGAAAAGAGGTCTGATTTGAAGATTGTCGGTTTAGCAATGATGGTTACTCCCGATTTCAATGTCCCTCTTTTTTATGATGTTTATCCGGGCAATGACAACGACTCTGTTGAGTTTAAGGCAGTTATTGAGAAACTTAAGAACCGCTATATTAATATTTGCGGTAAACCGGGAAATGCAACCCTTGTTTTTGATAAGGGAAACAATTCTCTAAATAATATGGATCTTGTTATGAGCGGTGAATTTGCTTTTAATGTTGTAGGTTCTCTTAGGCTTTCTCAAAATAAATCCTTGCTTGATATTCCAATTCAAGAATACGAGTCGGTTAACAGTGATAATTTTAGAAATGTTAAGGCATACCGGACTACGCTTTCCGTTTATAACCGGGAAATGACAGTTTTAGTGGTTTGCAATCCTGAGTTATTTGCCGGACAGATGCAGAGCATTGCAATTAATATTGAAAAATGTACTCTTAAGTTACGAGTACTGCAGAAATCATTACTTGATCGTGTTGCCGGTGTAACTACAAAAGGGCGTAAGCCCACGGTTACATCTGTACAAAAAAATGTTGCCACTATTCTTCACGGCGAGTTTATGAGTGATATTTTCGATGTTCAGATATATGAACAAGATGGTCTTGCTCATCTTGATTTTTCTATTAATATCAAACAATTTAACTATGTTAAAGAACATTTTCTTGGCAAGACAGTCTTATTTACGGATAATCATGATTGGCCAAATGATAAGATAATCTCCACATACAGATCACAATATCATATAGAAGACGATTTTAGGCAAATGAAAGACACTACATTTTTAGGTTTTCGTCCAATACATCATTGGACTGATCAAAAAATTAAAGTTCATGCTTTCTATTGCGTGCTGGCCTTAAGACTTTGTTGTTTGTTAAACCGCGTTCTGCATGAAAATGGCCTTAAAATGAGTATAAACAAAATGCTGTCAAGATTATCTGATATTAAACAGGTTATTACCGTTTATCCAAAGAAGGGTAATTCAAAAAAGGACAGGGAGTGTTTTTCATTAACGAAAATATCTGCTGAAGAAAAGAGATTATTAGAGGTTTTAGATATAGGGAAGTATGCACTTGGTGGGTAA
- the purB gene encoding adenylosuccinate lyase, with the protein MNRIKALTSIEGRYGSVTTNLENYFSEWALMKFRVHIEVEWLITMASNPEFHDIRGLTIEETQFLRNIAANFNEELALKIKEIEKVTNHDVKAVEYFLREMLKDTSLSDVIEFIHFACTSEDINNLSYALMLKQGMNEAWLPMAKKLVDEVANMAEELKDVPMLSHTHGQPASPTTVGKELAIFVYRWNRQLKLVCSLEYLGKFNGAVGNFNAHKIAYPDVEWEKVSKEFVCGLGLEYNPMTTQIESHDYMAECFHAISRFNNIVLDFDRDVWLYISLGYFKQKMAKGEVGSSTMPHKVNPIDFENAEANLGISNSILRFLANKLPISRMQRDLSDSSAQRNIGAAIAYSYIAINSTLRGFRKISINPKTIEDDFEEAWEVIAEAVQTVMRKHGYCNPYERLKEITRGKMIGKEEIRAFISSVELPEEDKMRLMELSPQKYIGLADELVKHISLTGELDK; encoded by the coding sequence ATGAATAGAATTAAAGCTTTGACTTCGATTGAAGGTCGCTATGGCAGTGTAACAACAAACTTAGAAAACTATTTTTCTGAGTGGGCATTAATGAAATTCCGCGTGCATATTGAGGTTGAATGGCTGATTACAATGGCTTCTAATCCGGAATTTCACGACATAAGAGGCTTGACTATTGAAGAAACACAGTTTCTCAGAAATATAGCAGCTAATTTTAATGAAGAACTCGCTTTAAAAATAAAAGAGATTGAAAAGGTTACTAACCATGATGTGAAAGCGGTGGAATATTTCTTGAGGGAAATGCTAAAAGATACATCACTTTCGGATGTAATTGAATTTATTCATTTTGCTTGTACATCAGAAGACATAAATAATTTGTCCTATGCTTTAATGTTAAAACAGGGAATGAATGAAGCTTGGTTACCGATGGCGAAAAAACTTGTGGATGAAGTTGCTAATATGGCAGAAGAATTAAAAGATGTTCCAATGTTATCCCATACTCATGGGCAGCCAGCCTCGCCAACTACTGTCGGGAAGGAACTGGCAATATTTGTTTATAGGTGGAACCGACAGCTAAAGTTAGTTTGTTCACTTGAATATCTTGGTAAATTTAATGGAGCTGTAGGTAATTTCAATGCTCATAAAATCGCGTATCCTGATGTTGAATGGGAGAAAGTATCCAAGGAGTTTGTATGCGGCTTGGGCCTAGAGTATAATCCCATGACCACGCAGATCGAGTCTCATGATTATATGGCTGAATGTTTCCATGCAATCAGTCGTTTTAACAATATTGTTTTAGATTTTGACAGGGATGTATGGTTATATATTTCACTTGGATATTTTAAACAGAAAATGGCAAAAGGAGAGGTTGGATCTTCAACAATGCCGCATAAAGTCAATCCGATTGATTTTGAGAATGCTGAAGCGAACCTTGGGATAAGCAATTCTATACTGCGATTTCTCGCGAATAAGCTTCCAATATCACGTATGCAAAGAGATCTTAGCGATTCATCTGCTCAGAGGAATATAGGGGCGGCAATTGCGTATTCATACATAGCGATTAATTCTACTTTGAGAGGGTTCAGAAAAATATCTATAAATCCCAAGACTATTGAAGATGATTTTGAGGAAGCCTGGGAAGTTATTGCTGAAGCTGTACAAACAGTTATGAGAAAGCATGGCTATTGCAACCCATATGAAAGGCTCAAGGAAATTACTCGTGGAAAGATGATTGGAAAAGAAGAAATAAGAGCATTTATTTCAAGCGTTGAACTACCTGAAGAAGATAAAATGCGACTAATGGAATTGAGTCCTCAGAAGTATATTGGGTTGGCAGATGAACTAGTGAAACATATTAGCCTGACGGGAGAACTTGACAAATAA